A genomic stretch from Coregonus clupeaformis isolate EN_2021a unplaced genomic scaffold, ASM2061545v1 scaf0117, whole genome shotgun sequence includes:
- the ddias gene encoding uncharacterized protein ddias encodes MSVRRALVDCAVLSLQDSCVLYPCCRGCFSRMRQTDKDRWHCSRCCYSCLEQQLDYRYRLSLRVTRDHTIFGVTVFGSCLNPLFGAPATHLHRLVEESSGPMGGGGQRSGCRSRLLVKAVEDCFIGRHFVFGIKISGPLPYRRESGQFIACQISLPLDSAPGCSVVSYYRTLLQQAALCADWATAPQPSADTSTAPLLLHPSPLCSFNSTLPSCGRSLSLHRTLTLTPTSTFIHTAHWQQSPGVITSSAEQEEEEGCSSEGGGEVTGRQRAPTVSRWLTVCEEGEREEEVSTSPHGPSQGEGGHSRNSSQGEGGHSRNSRQGDLRKMGVSDTEEECRSECEQTCLSDCVAWEDLPFSECLGEFVWDPADTETRTPTDHQAQTSPVGRNLSTAQRDTEDSHTHIKDSHTQLKDSHTPRDPGSQSPETMY; translated from the exons ATGTCAGTGAGAAGGGCTCTGGTGGACTGTGCTGTGCTTTCTCTTCAGGACTCGTGTGTGTTATACCCCTGTTGTAGAGGATGCTTCTCCAGGATGCGACAGACAGACAAGGACAG ATGGCACTGCTCCAGGTGTTGCTACAGCTGTCTGGAACAACAGCTGGACTACAGGTACCGTCTCTCTCTAAGGGTAACCAGAGACCACACCATATTTGGGGTGACTGTGTTCGGGAGCTGTCTCAACCCCCTCTTCGGAGCCCCTGCCACCCACCTTCACAG gctgGTGGAGGAGTCTTCAGGTCCAATGGGAggtggaggtcagaggtcaggatgTCGGAGCAGGCTGCTGGTTAAGGCCGTGGAGGACTGTTTCATTGGAAGACATTTTGTTTTTGGGATCAAG ATATCTGGCCCCCTCCCCTACAGGAGAGAGTCAGGCCAGTTCATCGCCTGTCAGATCTCTCTGCCCCTGGACTCTGCTCCAGGCTGCTCTGTGGTCAGTTACTACAGAACCCTCCTACAGCAAGCTGCTCTCTGCGCTGACTGGGCAACAGCTCCCCAGCCCAGCGCTGACACCAGTACAGCTCCTCTCCtgctccacccctctcctctctgcagctTCAACTCTACACTGCCCTCCTGTGGCCGGTCCCTGTCACTGCATCGCACCttaaccctcaccccaacctcgACCTTCATACACACAGCACACTGGCAACAGTCTCCGGGGGTGATCACGTCGTCTGCAgaacaggaggaagaggaggggtgtAGCTCTGAGGGTGGGGGGGAGgtcacagggagacagagagcccCTACTGTGTCTCGGTGGCTGACTgtctgtgaggagggagagagagaggaggaagtctCCACCTCGCCCCACGGACCgagccagggggagggaggacaCAGTAGGAACAGcagccagggggagggaggacacagtaggaacagcaggcaggggga CCTGAGGAAGATGGGTGTTTCAGACACGGAGGAGGAGTGCAGGTCAGAGTGTGAACAGACCTGTCTATCGGACTGTGTGGCCTGGGAAGACCTGCCCTTCTCTGAGTGTCTGGGGGAGTTTGTCTGGGATCCTGCAGACACCGAGACACGGACACCAACTGACCATCAGGCCCAGACCAGCCCTGTGGGGAGAAACCTGTCCACTgcccagagagacacagag gactctcacacacacataaaggaCTCTCACACACAGCTAAAGGACTCTCACACCCCAAGAGACCCCGGCAGCCAGAGCCCAGAGACTATGTACTAG
- the LOC121542078 gene encoding 60S ribosomal protein L23a produces MSGVVSPLYYSRGNPQRSPFLNMAPKAKKEAVPAKTEAKVKALKAKKAVLKGVHSQRKKKIRTSPTFRRPKTLRLRRQPKYPRKSAPRRNKLDHYAIIKFPLTTESAMKKIEDNNTLVFIVDVKANKHQIKHAVKKLYDIDVAKVNTLIRPDGEKKAYVRLAPDYDALDVANKIGII; encoded by the exons ATGAGTGGCGTTGTCTCGCCCCTGTATTATAGCCGCGGAAACCCCCAGCGCTCTCCCTTTCTCAACATGGCACCGAAGGCGAAGAAGGAAG CTGTCCCTGCCAAGACCGAGGCCAAGGTGAAGGCCCTGAAGGCCAAGAAGGCTGTTCTGAAGGGAGTCCACAGCCAGAGGAAGAAGAAGATCAGGACGTCTCCAACCTTCCGCCGCCCCAAAACCCTGCGCCTCCGCAGACAACCCAAGTACCCCCGCAAGAGCGCCCCTCGCAGGAACAA GTTGGACCACTACGCCATCATTAAGTTCCCTTTGACGACAGAGTCGGCCATGAAGAAGATCGAGGACAACAACACCCTCGTCTTCATCGTTGATGTCAAGGCCAACAAGCACCAGATCAAACACGCCGTCAAGAAGCTCTACGACATCGATGTGGCCAAGGTCAACACACTCATCAG gccTGATGGTGAGAAGAAGGCATATGTCCGTCTGGCTCCAGATTACGATGCGTTAGATGTGGCCAACAAG